The following coding sequences are from one Pseudonocardia sp. HH130630-07 window:
- a CDS encoding DUF4326 domain-containing protein: MATPRRVRLRRTKGWRKPDDAIVVTRPGPWGNSFDVRELGREPAIEAHRRWLLEERPDLVERARTELAGRDLCCWCPEDVPCHADTLLALANP, from the coding sequence ATGGCAACTCCGCGCCGTGTCCGGCTCCGTCGCACGAAGGGGTGGCGCAAACCGGACGACGCGATCGTCGTGACCCGGCCGGGGCCCTGGGGCAACTCGTTCGACGTCCGCGAGCTGGGCCGGGAACCGGCGATCGAGGCCCACCGGCGCTGGCTGCTGGAGGAGCGGCCCGATCTCGTCGAACGGGCCCGCACCGAACTGGCGGGCCGCGACCTGTGCTGCTGGTGCCCGGAGGACGTCCCCTGCCACGCCGACACACTCCTGGCCCTGGCCAACCCCTGA
- a CDS encoding cupin domain-containing protein translates to MRSRPSTGVVLLVLAGGLLAGCAQPGQLGHEPGAGPAGAGAQAPPEPGAGPAGPAQPGVPAVPLAQAGSDARGELQRPVDISTPGPAELLIRTEVLAPGQATGWVRHPGTVVSAVRSGTLTVQRAGRCEPQDFGSGEAFFLGDGEPNELRNDGREPVVLTRSELLAPGEPEREPTDSRC, encoded by the coding sequence GTGCGCAGTCGTCCGTCCACCGGCGTCGTCCTGCTCGTTCTCGCCGGTGGCTTGCTCGCCGGGTGCGCCCAGCCCGGTCAGCTCGGGCACGAGCCCGGTGCCGGGCCGGCCGGTGCCGGTGCCCAGGCCCCGCCCGAGCCGGGTGCCGGACCCGCCGGCCCGGCGCAGCCGGGCGTCCCGGCGGTGCCGCTCGCCCAGGCCGGTTCGGATGCCCGTGGCGAGCTGCAGCGGCCGGTCGACATCAGCACCCCCGGCCCGGCCGAGCTGCTGATCCGTACCGAGGTGCTGGCGCCGGGGCAGGCGACCGGCTGGGTGCGGCACCCGGGCACGGTGGTCTCCGCGGTCCGCTCCGGGACGCTCACGGTGCAGCGCGCCGGGCGGTGCGAACCGCAGGACTTCGGGTCCGGTGAGGCCTTCTTCCTGGGCGACGGCGAACCCAACGAGCTGCGCAACGACGGCCGGGAACCGGTCGTCCTCACCCGCTCGGAGCTGCTGGCCCCCGGCGAGCCCGAGCGCGAGCCGACCGACTCCCGCTGCTGA
- a CDS encoding DNA-formamidopyrimidine glycosylase family protein — MPELPEVEALAHHLREHAVYRPVARVDLASMSALKTFDPAVSALTGRVVTGASRFGKFLSVDFLDRPDDGPLHLITHLSRAGWLRWHGTASVTPPKPGRGPLQLRVHLDAVGGPGFDLTEAGTQKRLAVYLVGDPVQVPGIARLGPDALALTRTGLDDVLDGDTRRLKTLVTDQRTVAGIGNAYSDEILHTARLSPYATAARLTAEQRDALFEALHGVLADAVTRSVGQGAAELKGEKRSGLRVHARTGLPCPVCGDTVREVAFADRSFQYCPTCQTNGKPLADRRLSRLVR; from the coding sequence GTGCCCGAACTGCCCGAGGTGGAGGCGCTCGCCCACCACCTGCGCGAGCACGCCGTGTACCGCCCGGTGGCCCGGGTCGACCTGGCCTCGATGAGCGCGCTGAAGACGTTCGACCCCGCCGTGTCCGCGCTGACCGGGCGGGTGGTGACCGGTGCGTCCCGGTTCGGGAAGTTCCTCTCGGTCGACTTCCTCGACCGTCCGGACGACGGTCCGCTGCACCTGATCACCCACCTGTCCCGGGCCGGCTGGCTGCGCTGGCACGGCACGGCGTCGGTCACCCCGCCGAAGCCCGGTCGCGGGCCGCTGCAGCTGCGGGTGCACCTCGACGCCGTCGGCGGGCCGGGTTTCGACCTGACCGAGGCCGGGACCCAGAAGCGGCTGGCGGTCTACCTGGTCGGCGACCCGGTGCAGGTCCCCGGCATCGCGCGGCTCGGCCCGGACGCCCTCGCGCTGACCCGCACCGGCCTCGACGACGTGCTCGACGGCGACACCCGCCGGCTCAAGACGCTGGTCACCGACCAGCGGACGGTGGCCGGGATCGGCAACGCCTACTCCGACGAGATCCTGCACACCGCCCGGCTCTCGCCCTACGCCACCGCCGCCCGGCTGACCGCGGAGCAGCGGGACGCGTTGTTCGAGGCGCTGCACGGGGTGCTGGCCGACGCCGTCACGCGGTCGGTCGGCCAGGGCGCCGCGGAACTCAAGGGGGAGAAGCGGTCCGGGCTGCGGGTGCACGCCAGGACCGGGCTGCCCTGCCCGGTCTGCGGGGACACGGTGCGTGAGGTGGCGTTCGCCGACCGTTCCTTCCAGTACTGTCCGACCTGCCAGACCAATGGGAAACCGCTCGCAGACCGCAGGCTGTCCCGGCTGGTGAGGTAG
- a CDS encoding MarR family winged helix-turn-helix transcriptional regulator, with the protein MSATEPVTAGPPGSEPDEADLELADTVVRELFMLVRQVKRSAERHSPEMLVDIAAYHVLTHLHFGGPQRATGIAATFHSDPSTISRQVSALVKAGLVERRADPGDGRASLLAATEDGVRVIETERRRRAHVIAEVLGGWDPADRVALTTLLDRFLDDYQTYEARES; encoded by the coding sequence ATGAGCGCCACCGAGCCCGTCACCGCCGGGCCGCCCGGGAGCGAGCCGGACGAGGCCGACCTGGAGCTCGCCGACACCGTGGTCCGCGAGCTGTTCATGCTGGTCCGCCAGGTCAAGCGCTCCGCCGAGCGGCACAGCCCCGAGATGCTCGTCGACATCGCGGCGTACCACGTGCTCACGCACCTGCACTTCGGCGGACCGCAGCGGGCCACCGGGATCGCCGCCACGTTCCACTCGGACCCGTCGACGATCAGCCGTCAGGTGTCCGCGCTGGTCAAGGCGGGCCTCGTCGAACGGAGGGCGGACCCCGGCGACGGCCGCGCCTCCCTGCTCGCCGCCACCGAGGACGGCGTCCGCGTGATCGAGACCGAGCGTCGCCGCCGCGCCCACGTCATCGCCGAGGTGCTCGGCGGCTGGGACCCGGCCGACCGCGTCGCGCTGACCACGCTGCTCGACCGCTTCCTCGACGACTACCAGACCTACGAAGCACGGGAGTCCTGA
- a CDS encoding histidine kinase, translating to MQGAVVDGTGGIAPSLVLLTAIVVVVLAVGVFVFLWQRNRRNNTVSPLARATFSALHTVALAAPVLREGLSDRSASQALPYLRQLLETTAMAMTDARGTVLGWDGTADQHQQDVQTLADRVVSTGRMELMSHTSIKCNQPGCEVRGIVVVPLESEGTIIGTLAALTPTTAGPPVLRATGEVARYVSSQLELAELDDSRARLNRAEVRALRAQISPHFIYNALTTIASFIRTDPPRARDLLIEFADFTRYSFRSAGEFTTLTDELDNIKRYVQLEKARFGNRLNIRLQIDDEIKNVVLPFLALQPLVENAVRHGLSGKPNGGTVTIRAENAGSECVLVVEDDGVGMDPSRLDQDLDDAHLSGAHVGLGNVDDRMRSAFGDNFGLVVDTNIGAGMKITLRVPKFRAGIRA from the coding sequence GTGCAGGGGGCTGTGGTGGACGGCACCGGAGGGATCGCACCGTCGCTGGTGCTGCTGACGGCCATCGTCGTCGTCGTGCTCGCGGTCGGTGTCTTCGTGTTCCTGTGGCAGCGCAACCGGCGCAACAACACGGTGTCACCGCTGGCCAGGGCCACGTTCTCGGCGTTGCACACGGTCGCACTGGCCGCGCCGGTGCTGCGTGAGGGGCTCTCCGACCGTTCGGCGTCGCAGGCGCTGCCCTACCTGCGCCAGCTGCTCGAGACGACGGCGATGGCGATGACCGACGCCCGCGGCACCGTCCTCGGCTGGGACGGCACCGCCGACCAGCACCAGCAGGACGTGCAGACGCTCGCCGACCGGGTGGTCTCCACCGGCCGGATGGAGCTGATGAGCCACACCTCGATCAAGTGCAACCAGCCGGGCTGCGAGGTGCGCGGGATCGTCGTCGTGCCGCTGGAGAGCGAGGGCACGATCATCGGCACCCTCGCCGCGCTCACCCCGACCACCGCGGGGCCGCCGGTCCTGCGGGCCACCGGCGAGGTCGCCCGGTACGTCTCCAGCCAGCTGGAGCTGGCCGAGCTCGACGACTCGCGGGCCCGGCTGAACCGGGCCGAGGTCCGTGCGCTGCGCGCGCAGATCTCGCCGCACTTCATCTACAACGCGCTGACCACGATCGCGTCGTTCATCCGCACCGACCCGCCGCGCGCGCGGGACCTGCTGATCGAGTTCGCCGACTTCACCCGCTACTCGTTCCGGTCGGCCGGGGAGTTCACGACGCTGACCGACGAGCTCGACAACATCAAGCGTTACGTGCAGCTGGAGAAGGCCCGGTTCGGCAACCGGCTCAACATCCGGCTGCAGATCGACGACGAGATCAAGAACGTCGTGCTGCCGTTCCTCGCGCTGCAGCCGCTGGTGGAGAACGCCGTCCGGCACGGGCTGTCCGGCAAGCCGAACGGCGGCACCGTCACCATCCGCGCGGAGAACGCCGGATCCGAGTGCGTCCTGGTGGTGGAGGACGACGGTGTCGGCATGGACCCGTCCCGGCTCGACCAGGACCTCGACGACGCCCACCTGTCCGGCGCGCACGTCGGCCTCGGCAACGTCGACGACCGGATGCGCTCGGCGTTCGGCGACAACTTCGGCCTGGTGGTCGACACCAACATCGGCGCCGGCATGAAGATCACGCTGCGGGTGCCGAAGTTCCGGGCCGGGATCCGGGCCTGA
- a CDS encoding S49 family peptidase: MDVLRIPAAVTSRLPGKLGETVGSTGSPVVSVVRLQGVISAQAAPVPRQVINAASVDKVLERAFAPDRLAAVALVINSPGGSPTQSQLVGDRIRSLADEAGVPVLAFCEDVAASGGYWLACAADEIYACTTSIVGSIGVVSSGFGLDGLIERWGVSRRLHTAGGSKSRLDPFLPERAEDVAWLTGLQEQLHERFAGWVRERRGDRLATGTELFDGEVWLGERARELGLVDGIGSVHEVLKERFPDAEHRPVEQRRPLLARLGAGGSAAHAQPFGAPAELAFELLTAVETKASWARYGL; encoded by the coding sequence ATGGACGTCCTGCGTATCCCGGCCGCCGTGACCTCGCGGCTGCCCGGCAAGCTCGGTGAGACCGTCGGATCCACCGGTTCACCGGTCGTCTCGGTGGTGCGGCTGCAGGGTGTCATCAGCGCCCAGGCGGCCCCGGTGCCCCGGCAGGTGATCAACGCGGCGTCGGTGGACAAGGTGCTGGAGCGGGCGTTCGCGCCGGACCGGCTCGCCGCCGTCGCGCTCGTCATCAACTCGCCGGGCGGGTCACCGACCCAGTCCCAGCTCGTCGGCGACCGGATCCGGAGCCTCGCGGACGAGGCGGGGGTACCGGTGCTCGCCTTCTGCGAGGACGTCGCGGCCTCCGGCGGCTACTGGCTGGCCTGCGCGGCCGACGAGATCTACGCCTGCACGACGTCGATCGTCGGCTCGATCGGCGTCGTCAGCTCCGGGTTCGGGCTCGACGGCCTGATCGAACGGTGGGGCGTCTCCCGCCGGTTGCACACCGCGGGTGGCTCGAAGTCCCGGCTGGACCCCTTCCTCCCGGAGCGTGCCGAGGACGTCGCCTGGCTCACCGGCCTGCAGGAACAGCTGCACGAGCGGTTCGCCGGCTGGGTGCGGGAGCGGCGCGGCGACCGGCTCGCGACCGGCACCGAGCTGTTCGACGGCGAGGTGTGGCTCGGCGAGCGGGCCCGGGAGCTGGGCCTGGTCGACGGCATCGGCTCCGTGCACGAGGTACTGAAGGAGCGGTTCCCGGACGCCGAGCACCGCCCGGTCGAGCAGCGCAGGCCGCTGCTCGCCCGGCTCGGCGCGGGCGGCTCGGCGGCGCACGCCCAGCCGTTCGGGGCCCCGGCCGAGCTGGCGTTCGAACTGCTCACGGCGGTTGAGACGAAGGCGTCCTGGGCCCGTTACGGGCTCTGA